A genomic region of Kribbella sp. NBC_00382 contains the following coding sequences:
- a CDS encoding transposase — translation MVFVLTVDQRGSRSIGDLVPELLNTLNRRPRRIGLLRKFERTAGDEVQGILSEARATVDVVVQLLRADTWHIGLGVGAVDQPLPRSTRAGSGEAFVFAREAVNRAKASPHHVNVVGANEHAAEQVESVMWLMASVLRRRSERGWAVADLLAEGLTRREIGVKLGISQSAVTQRAQAAGFAEEQRGRVLAAELLEAGEVA, via the coding sequence GTGGTCTTCGTTCTCACGGTAGATCAGCGAGGCAGCCGGAGCATCGGCGATCTCGTACCCGAGCTGCTGAATACGCTGAACCGGCGGCCGCGCCGGATCGGCCTGCTGCGCAAGTTCGAGCGCACGGCCGGCGACGAGGTGCAGGGCATTCTCTCGGAGGCTCGCGCCACGGTCGACGTCGTCGTGCAGCTGCTCCGCGCGGACACCTGGCACATCGGTCTCGGCGTCGGGGCGGTTGACCAGCCTCTGCCCCGGAGTACCAGGGCAGGCAGCGGGGAGGCATTCGTCTTCGCGCGGGAGGCGGTCAACCGGGCCAAGGCGAGCCCGCATCACGTGAACGTCGTCGGTGCGAACGAGCACGCGGCGGAGCAGGTGGAGAGCGTCATGTGGCTGATGGCCTCGGTGCTGCGTCGCCGTAGCGAGCGCGGGTGGGCTGTGGCTGACCTGCTCGCCGAGGGGCTCACCAGGCGAGAGATCGGCGTGAAGCTGGGGATCAGCCAGTCCGCTGTCACCCAGCGGGCGCAGGCGGCCGGTTTCGCCGAGGAACAGCGCGGACGCGTGCTTGCGGCAGAGTTGCTCGAGGCTGGGGAGGTTGCATGA
- a CDS encoding RDD family protein translates to MTTPPNGPEDRPQDPQDQPPGQPGYGQPGAEQPGSGQPAAGQPGYGQPDYGQPPQYGQPQYGQPEQPQYGQPGQPQYGQPQYGQPGYGQPGYGQQQPAYGGQDPFQQGFGYGAPGSELADWGSRVGAALLDGLVSGIPAGIAYAIFIANVIANSDGDSYTTSSNEGPSAFAVILLILGILASIGLWVWNRVIRQGKTGQSVGKSVLKIKLVDATYFQPIGAGKSLLRDILRGIFDQACLLNSLWPLWDDKKQTWHDKVMSTYVVKV, encoded by the coding sequence GTGACCACCCCTCCGAACGGTCCCGAAGACCGTCCCCAGGACCCCCAGGACCAGCCACCCGGCCAGCCCGGCTACGGCCAGCCGGGAGCTGAGCAACCGGGATCTGGGCAACCGGCAGCTGGGCAACCGGGCTACGGCCAGCCTGACTACGGCCAGCCGCCGCAGTATGGGCAACCGCAGTACGGCCAGCCTGAGCAGCCGCAGTACGGCCAGCCCGGTCAGCCGCAGTACGGGCAACCCCAGTACGGCCAGCCTGGCTACGGCCAGCCTGGGTATGGGCAGCAGCAGCCGGCGTACGGCGGCCAGGACCCGTTCCAGCAGGGCTTCGGCTACGGCGCCCCCGGGTCCGAGCTCGCCGACTGGGGATCCCGGGTCGGCGCCGCGCTCTTGGACGGCTTGGTGTCGGGCATCCCCGCCGGCATCGCGTACGCGATCTTCATCGCCAACGTCATCGCCAATTCCGATGGCGACAGCTACACCACCTCCAGCAACGAGGGCCCCAGCGCGTTCGCCGTCATCCTGCTGATCCTCGGCATCCTGGCCAGCATCGGCCTATGGGTGTGGAACCGGGTGATCCGGCAGGGCAAGACCGGGCAGAGCGTCGGCAAGAGCGTGCTGAAGATCAAGCTGGTGGACGCCACCTACTTCCAGCCGATCGGCGCCGGCAAGTCGCTGCTGCGCGACATCCTGCGCGGCATCTTCGACCAGGCCTGCCTACTCAACTCGCTGTGGCCGCTGTGGGACGACAAGAAGCAGACCTGGCACGACAAGGTGATGAGCACCTACGTCGTCAAGGTCTAG
- the pstA gene encoding phosphate ABC transporter permease PstA, protein MSTIAANRPQYDGKVLDLTGKSGARAFRNTLATVLISLCFLIALIPLCWILWTVISKGYHLVLDANWWSQSQRGITSRRAGGGAYHALIGSLIMALICAAIAVPLGILGAVYLIEYGKGSKPAKVVSFMVDILTGVPSIVAALFVYAVWVTILGQNRIGFAVSLSLVLLMMPVILRSTEEMLKLVPDELREAAYALGVPKWKTILKIVVPTAFGGIITGVMLGLARVIGETAPLLILVGYSKVINYNPFSGFMGALPTMINNDRGDMALPAAADRVWATALTLILLVLALNLLARLIARFSTIKSK, encoded by the coding sequence GTGAGCACCATCGCCGCGAACCGTCCGCAGTACGACGGCAAGGTTCTCGACCTGACCGGCAAGTCCGGCGCCCGTGCCTTCCGCAACACGCTGGCCACGGTGCTGATCTCGCTCTGCTTCCTGATCGCGCTGATCCCGCTGTGCTGGATCCTCTGGACGGTCATCTCGAAGGGCTACCACCTGGTGCTGGACGCCAACTGGTGGTCGCAGTCGCAGCGTGGCATCACCTCGCGCCGCGCGGGTGGCGGCGCGTACCACGCGCTGATCGGCAGCCTGATCATGGCGCTGATCTGCGCGGCGATCGCGGTCCCGCTCGGCATCCTCGGCGCGGTCTACCTGATCGAGTACGGCAAGGGCAGCAAGCCGGCCAAGGTGGTCAGCTTCATGGTCGACATCCTCACCGGTGTGCCGTCGATCGTCGCCGCGCTGTTCGTCTACGCGGTCTGGGTGACCATCCTGGGCCAGAACCGGATCGGCTTCGCGGTATCGCTGTCGCTGGTCCTGCTGATGATGCCGGTCATCCTGCGCTCCACCGAGGAGATGCTCAAGCTGGTACCCGACGAGCTGCGCGAAGCCGCGTACGCGCTCGGGGTGCCGAAGTGGAAGACGATCCTCAAGATCGTCGTGCCGACGGCCTTCGGTGGCATCATCACCGGCGTCATGCTCGGCCTGGCCCGGGTGATCGGTGAGACCGCTCCGCTGCTGATCCTGGTCGGCTACTCCAAGGTGATCAACTACAACCCGTTCTCGGGCTTCATGGGCGCGCTGCCGACCATGATCAACAACGACCGCGGCGACATGGCCCTGCCGGCCGCCGCGGACCGGGTCTGGGCGACGGCGCTCACGCTGATCCTCCTGGTCCTCGCCCTCAACCTGCTGGCCCGGCTGATCGCCCGGTTCAGCACCATCAAGTCCAAATAG
- the pstC gene encoding phosphate ABC transporter permease subunit PstC — MSSPDGTEPPDRPEGTQEPRIEDLVHETSGPAPRFEGLAEEHAEHEAAEHPAGTATATEPTAGEGRKGLDLGPVGHLGDRLFAGMARGSGGLVVAIVAFVGIFLLALAIPALADNEGNFLFSRTWLPGGDHPNFGIAALFYTTLVSSLIAMVVAVPIAIGVALYITYYAPPRLARPVASVVDLLAAVPSIIYGLWGLIFFAPVVQPVSHAISDVLGWFPLFKEAANADRGTVFTAGLVLAIMILPVITAISREIFAQTPVTHREGALALGSTKWEMIRMAVLPYGRSGVTSAAMLGLGRALGETVAMLIILSQPNPIAKWDPSIFAGGETFASKIASSAAELDTPAKTGAFIAAGLVLFVVTFIVNSAARIIVARSGPGANRRTHRPKPAAKEGAAA, encoded by the coding sequence ATGAGTAGTCCAGACGGCACGGAACCGCCAGACCGGCCGGAAGGCACGCAAGAACCCCGGATCGAGGACCTGGTCCACGAGACCTCCGGGCCGGCCCCGCGGTTCGAGGGCCTGGCCGAGGAGCACGCCGAGCACGAGGCCGCCGAGCACCCGGCCGGTACTGCGACGGCGACGGAACCGACCGCAGGCGAAGGCCGGAAAGGACTCGACCTGGGCCCGGTCGGTCACCTCGGGGACCGGCTGTTCGCCGGGATGGCCCGCGGCTCCGGCGGCCTGGTGGTCGCGATCGTCGCGTTCGTCGGTATCTTCCTGCTGGCACTGGCGATCCCGGCGCTGGCCGACAACGAGGGCAACTTCCTCTTCTCCCGCACCTGGCTGCCCGGTGGCGACCACCCGAACTTCGGTATCGCCGCACTCTTCTACACCACCCTGGTCAGCTCGCTGATCGCGATGGTGGTGGCGGTCCCGATCGCGATCGGTGTCGCGCTCTACATCACGTACTACGCTCCGCCGCGGCTCGCCCGTCCGGTCGCGTCCGTGGTCGACCTGCTCGCCGCCGTACCGTCGATCATCTACGGCCTGTGGGGCCTGATCTTCTTCGCCCCGGTGGTCCAGCCCGTCTCGCACGCGATCTCCGACGTGCTCGGCTGGTTCCCGCTGTTCAAGGAAGCCGCCAACGCCGACCGGGGCACCGTCTTCACCGCGGGCCTGGTACTGGCCATCATGATCCTGCCGGTGATCACCGCGATCAGCCGGGAGATCTTCGCGCAGACCCCGGTCACCCACCGCGAGGGCGCCCTGGCACTGGGCTCCACCAAGTGGGAGATGATCCGGATGGCCGTCCTGCCGTACGGTCGCTCCGGTGTGACGAGCGCCGCGATGCTCGGCCTGGGCCGCGCGCTCGGCGAGACCGTCGCGATGCTGATCATCCTGTCCCAGCCGAACCCGATCGCGAAGTGGGACCCGTCGATCTTCGCCGGTGGTGAGACCTTCGCCTCGAAGATCGCCTCCAGCGCGGCCGAGCTCGACACCCCGGCCAAGACCGGCGCCTTCATCGCGGCCGGCCTGGTGCTGTTCGTCGTCACCTTCATCGTCAACTCGGCGGCCCGGATCATCGTGGCCCGCTCGGGCCCGGGGGCCAATCGCCGGACGCACCGGCCGAAGCCAGCCGCCAAAGAAGGAGCAGCCGCGTGA
- the pstS gene encoding phosphate ABC transporter substrate-binding protein PstS, translating to MSVNRLLRVGTVAVASLGVLALSACGSDPEPAGSSSPGSTTAAGGDCPKGTLNAEGSSAQKNAIEEVISKYNEKCADVTVNYNPTGSGAGIKQFNANQVDFAGSDSALKTEGKDGAEPETAQAAKRCQNNPALDLPMVIGPIAIAYNVDGLQKLVLDGPTAAKIFQGTVKTWNDPAIAKLNAGVTLPSAPISVFFRSDESGTTENFTKYLAASGAGAWKGEPAKKWTGTGAGKDKSAGVAEGVKSTKNSITYVEWSYAVDNKLGIAQIDNGSGTPVELTAESAGKALAAAKPAGTGSDLALKLDYATKVAGAYPIILATYEVVCSKGLPAEKTAMVKSFLSYFASKDGQAALTDLNYAPLPEEIRIKVDAAIQSIS from the coding sequence GTGTCCGTCAATCGCCTGCTCCGCGTCGGCACCGTCGCCGTGGCATCCCTCGGCGTCCTCGCCCTGAGCGCCTGTGGCTCCGACCCCGAGCCCGCCGGCTCCTCGAGCCCGGGCAGCACCACCGCTGCCGGTGGCGACTGCCCGAAGGGCACCCTGAACGCCGAGGGCTCCTCGGCGCAGAAGAACGCCATCGAGGAAGTCATCTCCAAGTACAACGAGAAGTGCGCCGACGTCACGGTGAACTACAACCCGACCGGTTCCGGTGCGGGCATCAAGCAGTTCAACGCGAACCAGGTCGACTTCGCCGGTTCGGACTCCGCCCTCAAGACCGAGGGTAAGGACGGCGCCGAGCCGGAGACGGCACAGGCCGCCAAGCGCTGCCAGAACAACCCGGCGCTGGACCTGCCGATGGTGATCGGCCCGATCGCGATCGCCTACAACGTCGACGGTCTGCAGAAGCTGGTCCTCGACGGCCCGACCGCCGCGAAGATCTTCCAGGGCACCGTCAAGACCTGGAACGACCCGGCGATCGCCAAGCTGAACGCGGGCGTCACGCTCCCGTCGGCCCCGATCTCGGTCTTCTTCCGCTCGGACGAGTCCGGTACCACCGAGAACTTCACCAAGTACCTGGCCGCCTCCGGCGCGGGTGCCTGGAAGGGTGAGCCGGCCAAGAAGTGGACCGGCACCGGCGCCGGCAAGGACAAGTCCGCGGGTGTCGCCGAGGGCGTCAAGAGCACCAAGAACTCGATCACCTACGTCGAGTGGTCCTACGCGGTCGACAACAAGCTCGGCATCGCGCAGATCGACAACGGTTCGGGCACCCCGGTCGAGCTGACCGCCGAGTCCGCGGGCAAGGCGCTGGCCGCCGCGAAGCCGGCCGGTACCGGTAGCGACCTGGCCCTCAAGCTGGACTACGCGACCAAGGTGGCGGGCGCCTACCCGATCATCCTGGCAACCTACGAGGTCGTCTGCAGCAAGGGTCTGCCGGCCGAGAAGACCGCGATGGTGAAGAGCTTCCTGAGCTACTTCGCCAGCAAGGACGGTCAGGCCGCTCTGACCGACCTGAACTACGCGCCGCTGCCGGAAGAGATCCGGATCAAGGTCGACGCCGCGATCCAGTCGATCAGCTGA
- a CDS encoding DUF2752 domain-containing protein — protein sequence MTLTQQAVVLRPHGPVEPLDRRVLGVAGVGVGGFALAGVYQLSGSLHLGIPCLLHATTGLNCPFCGATRMAAALLRGDLDAAWHFNPVVLVLGPLIGVAIGYQLLTWALESARLIKLPRLRMSPVTLKWLLRALAVVLVVYGIARNLN from the coding sequence GTGACCCTGACACAGCAAGCTGTTGTACTCCGGCCGCACGGGCCGGTCGAACCGCTGGACCGGCGGGTGCTCGGCGTCGCCGGCGTCGGTGTCGGCGGTTTCGCTCTCGCAGGTGTTTATCAGCTGTCCGGTTCACTGCACCTCGGCATCCCGTGCTTGCTGCACGCCACCACCGGCCTGAACTGCCCGTTCTGCGGTGCGACCAGGATGGCCGCGGCGTTGCTGCGTGGCGATCTGGACGCCGCCTGGCACTTCAACCCGGTCGTGCTCGTCCTCGGCCCGCTGATCGGTGTTGCCATCGGCTACCAACTGCTGACCTGGGCGCTGGAGAGCGCGCGGCTGATCAAGCTGCCCCGGCTGCGGATGAGCCCGGTGACGCTGAAATGGTTGCTCAGGGCCCTCGCGGTTGTATTGGTCGTCTATGGGATCGCCCGCAATCTGAACTGA
- a CDS encoding bifunctional nuclease family protein, whose amino-acid sequence MTTMRELTLIGIRMESPNRAPVMMLRETEGYRYLPISIGSVEATAIAYEEQGLRPSRPLTHDLMRDVIEAFGVTIEAVEIVELRDGVFYAELLLGNGARVSSRPSDSVALAVRLGTPIRCTEQVLQEAGVATPEEEQAELERFRQFLDGVHPEDFSS is encoded by the coding sequence ATGACGACGATGCGAGAGCTCACTCTGATCGGGATCCGGATGGAGTCGCCCAATCGGGCGCCCGTGATGATGCTGCGCGAGACCGAGGGCTACCGCTACCTGCCGATCTCGATCGGCTCGGTCGAGGCCACCGCGATCGCCTACGAGGAACAGGGCCTGCGCCCGTCCCGGCCGCTCACCCATGACCTGATGCGCGATGTGATCGAGGCCTTCGGCGTCACCATCGAGGCGGTCGAGATCGTCGAGCTGCGCGATGGCGTCTTCTACGCCGAGCTCCTGCTCGGCAACGGCGCCCGTGTCTCGTCCCGCCCGAGCGATTCGGTCGCGCTCGCGGTCCGCCTCGGCACCCCGATCCGCTGCACCGAACAGGTCCTCCAGGAGGCCGGCGTGGCCACCCCGGAGGAAGAGCAGGCCGAGCTCGAACGCTTCCGCCAGTTCCTCGACGGAGTACACCCCGAGGACTTCTCCAGCTGA
- a CDS encoding NUDIX hydrolase, with protein MSSPATVIAAGGVVWRDGPDGREILLVHRPRYDDWSHPKGKLTPHEHVLVAARREIEEETGQRVLIGPPLGIQRYDVRKNGSTVPKMVHYWSAELIGAEREFVPNDEVDKLEWLPLDSARGRLSYPRDVDILDALAIVTPVISTLVLVRHAEAVKRKDWDGKDTNRPLTEVGHATAERLVEVLAAVGVNRIRSSDAERCVSTITPYAAEIGRQIHLHPEISERGYASDPYAIEGMAEHSWKPGKITVVCSHRPVLPALSKALGLKVGKFSPGAVLIAHQLDGGRLVYERFRAP; from the coding sequence GTGAGCAGCCCGGCGACGGTGATCGCCGCGGGTGGTGTCGTGTGGCGGGACGGCCCTGACGGCCGGGAGATCCTGTTGGTGCACCGCCCGCGGTACGACGACTGGTCCCATCCCAAAGGCAAGCTGACTCCGCACGAGCACGTGCTGGTCGCGGCTCGCCGGGAGATCGAGGAGGAGACCGGCCAGCGGGTGCTGATCGGTCCACCGCTCGGCATCCAGCGGTACGACGTCCGCAAGAACGGCAGTACGGTGCCCAAGATGGTGCACTACTGGTCGGCCGAGCTGATCGGGGCCGAGCGGGAGTTCGTGCCCAACGACGAGGTCGACAAGCTGGAGTGGCTGCCGCTCGACAGCGCGCGGGGCAGGCTCAGTTACCCGCGGGACGTCGACATCCTCGATGCGCTGGCCATCGTCACGCCGGTCATCTCGACACTGGTGCTGGTCCGTCATGCCGAGGCGGTCAAACGCAAGGACTGGGACGGCAAGGACACCAACCGCCCGCTGACCGAGGTCGGCCACGCGACGGCCGAGCGGCTGGTGGAGGTACTGGCTGCCGTCGGCGTCAACCGGATCCGCAGCAGCGACGCCGAGCGATGCGTCTCCACCATCACCCCGTACGCCGCGGAGATCGGCCGCCAGATCCATTTGCACCCGGAGATCTCCGAGCGCGGGTACGCGTCCGATCCGTACGCGATCGAGGGCATGGCCGAACATTCCTGGAAGCCCGGCAAGATCACCGTCGTCTGCTCGCATCGCCCGGTCCTGCCCGCGTTGTCGAAGGCGCTCGGGCTGAAGGTTGGCAAGTTCTCCCCCGGCGCCGTCCTGATCGCCCACCAGCTCGACGGCGGCCGGCTGGTCTACGAGCGCTTCCGGGCACCCTGA
- a CDS encoding RDD family protein, with protein MSTPTPPPGYGPQDPNQPGQYGQQPGQYGQQPEQPGQYGQPGQQPGYGQQPGYGQPQAPQYGQEPQYGQQPGYGQPPAQYGQPQYGQQPGYPQQYGQQPGYGAPTGTLAEWPLRAGGAIIDSLLVGVPYAIGITLGRSVSSIFTLLFFLVAIGLGIWNVVIRQGQTGQTIGKSVVKISLIDAATGQPVGAAKAFVRQLTHILDGAVCYVGYLWPLWDEKKQTFADKINNTLVVKL; from the coding sequence GTGAGCACTCCGACGCCACCGCCGGGTTACGGCCCGCAAGACCCGAACCAACCGGGTCAGTACGGCCAACAGCCCGGCCAGTACGGCCAGCAGCCCGAGCAGCCTGGTCAATACGGCCAGCCTGGGCAGCAGCCGGGCTACGGGCAGCAGCCCGGGTACGGCCAGCCGCAGGCGCCGCAGTACGGGCAGGAGCCGCAGTACGGGCAGCAGCCGGGTTATGGGCAGCCGCCGGCGCAGTACGGGCAACCGCAGTACGGGCAGCAGCCCGGGTATCCGCAGCAGTACGGGCAGCAGCCGGGCTACGGTGCTCCGACGGGCACCTTGGCCGAGTGGCCGCTGCGGGCCGGTGGAGCGATCATCGACTCCCTGCTGGTCGGAGTGCCGTACGCCATCGGTATTACGCTCGGCCGGTCGGTCAGCAGCATCTTCACGCTGCTGTTCTTCCTGGTCGCCATCGGCCTCGGTATCTGGAACGTCGTCATCAGGCAGGGCCAGACCGGCCAGACCATCGGCAAGTCGGTGGTCAAGATCAGCCTGATCGACGCCGCGACCGGGCAGCCGGTCGGTGCGGCCAAGGCGTTCGTCCGCCAGCTCACCCACATTCTCGACGGCGCCGTCTGCTACGTCGGCTACCTGTGGCCGCTGTGGGACGAGAAGAAGCAGACCTTCGCGGACAAGATCAACAACACCCTGGTCGTCAAGCTCTGA
- the pstB gene encoding phosphate ABC transporter ATP-binding protein PstB, with the protein MAKRIEVSGLNVYYGDFKAVEDVSMTIEPRSVTAFIGPSGCGKSTYLRTLNRMHEVIPGARVEGKVLLDQQDLYASGVDPVAVRRVVGMVFQRPNPFPTMSIFDNVASGLKLNGVKDKKKLAEVVETSLKGANLWNEVKDRLDKPGSGLSGGQQQRLCIARAIAVEPEVILMDEPCSALDPISTLAIEDLIEKLKDRYTVVIVTHNMQQAARVSDQTAFFNLSATGKPGRLIEMGATKMIFSNPNEKATEDYITGRFG; encoded by the coding sequence ATGGCTAAGCGCATCGAGGTCAGCGGCCTCAACGTCTACTACGGCGATTTCAAGGCTGTCGAGGACGTGTCGATGACGATCGAGCCCCGCTCGGTCACCGCGTTCATCGGCCCGTCCGGCTGCGGCAAGTCCACCTACCTGCGCACCCTGAACCGGATGCACGAGGTGATCCCCGGCGCCCGGGTCGAGGGCAAGGTGCTGCTGGACCAGCAGGACCTGTACGCGAGCGGGGTCGACCCGGTCGCCGTCCGCCGCGTGGTCGGCATGGTGTTCCAGCGGCCGAACCCGTTCCCGACCATGTCGATCTTCGACAACGTCGCGTCCGGCCTGAAGCTGAACGGGGTCAAGGACAAGAAGAAGCTCGCCGAGGTGGTCGAGACGTCGCTGAAGGGCGCCAACCTCTGGAACGAGGTCAAGGACCGCCTCGACAAGCCCGGCTCGGGCCTGTCGGGTGGTCAGCAGCAGCGGCTGTGCATCGCCCGGGCGATCGCGGTCGAGCCCGAGGTGATCCTGATGGACGAGCCCTGCTCGGCCCTCGACCCGATCTCGACGCTGGCGATCGAGGACCTGATCGAGAAGCTGAAGGACCGGTACACGGTCGTCATCGTGACCCACAACATGCAGCAGGCGGCCCGCGTCTCCGACCAGACCGCCTTCTTCAACCTGTCCGCCACCGGCAAGCCCGGCCGGCTGATCGAGATGGGCGCGACCAAGATGATCTTCTCCAACCCGAACGAGAAGGCCACCGAGGACTACATCACCGGCCGCTTCGGCTAA
- a CDS encoding RNA degradosome polyphosphate kinase — protein MLVNVAGDLLASHNREYDVEPPYDITQADDLPKDRFSDRELSWLAFNQRVLELAESDRVPLLERAKFLAIFANNLDEFYMVRIAGLKRRIAAGVAVRAASGLLPREVLDRSLTRSRELMDRQAETWRKVVLPALVEEGIDILRWDELSTEERETMTRFFRDRVFPVLTPLAVDPSHPFPYISGLSLNLAVVVRNPDTGGEHFARVKVPPLLQRFVTVADGKFVPLEDVIAAHLGQLFPGMEVTQHHTFRVTRNEDLEVEEDDAENLLAALEKELLRRKFGPPVRLEVEESIDPQVRALLVSELGVTEAEVFELPGPLDLRGLFTIAALDRAELKYPAFVPSTHPHLAEVETSNPADMFHALKQRDVLVHHPYDSFSTSVQRFIEQAAADPHVLAIKQTLYRTSGDSPIVDALIDAAEAGKQVLVLVEIQARFDEQANIKWARQLEHAGCHVVYGVIGLKTHCKLSMVVREEPDGLRRYAHIGTGNYHPKTARLYEDLGLLTSDKVVTEDIAHLFNHLSGFARSSGYRRLLVAPQSVRRGLLDRIEREVQHHLSGRPARVRIKVNSLVDEALCDALYRASQAGVPVELWIRGICTIRPGVPGLSENIRVRSTLGRFLEHSRVFFFENGGEPEVWIGSADLMHRNLDRRVEVLVQLKEQDHLNELADLFDLGFDERTGSWWLQPDDTWQARLTDANGEPLRDLQERLISTRGRRRQTDPIT, from the coding sequence ATGCTGGTCAACGTGGCTGGAGACTTGTTGGCGTCGCACAACCGGGAGTACGACGTCGAACCCCCGTACGACATCACGCAGGCCGACGATCTCCCCAAGGACCGGTTCTCGGACCGCGAGCTGAGCTGGCTGGCGTTCAACCAGCGGGTGCTCGAGCTGGCCGAGAGCGACCGGGTCCCGTTGCTCGAGCGGGCCAAGTTCCTGGCCATCTTCGCCAACAACCTGGACGAGTTCTACATGGTCCGGATCGCCGGGCTGAAGCGCCGGATCGCCGCCGGCGTCGCAGTACGGGCCGCCAGCGGGCTGTTGCCGCGTGAGGTGCTCGACCGGAGCCTGACCCGCAGCCGCGAGCTGATGGACCGGCAGGCCGAGACCTGGCGCAAGGTCGTGCTGCCCGCGCTGGTCGAGGAGGGGATCGACATCCTCCGCTGGGACGAGCTGAGCACCGAAGAGCGCGAGACGATGACCCGGTTCTTCCGGGACCGCGTCTTCCCGGTACTGACCCCGCTCGCCGTCGACCCGTCGCACCCGTTCCCGTACATCTCCGGCCTGTCGCTCAACCTGGCCGTCGTGGTCCGCAACCCGGACACCGGCGGCGAGCACTTCGCCCGGGTGAAGGTGCCGCCGCTGCTGCAGCGGTTCGTCACGGTGGCCGACGGCAAGTTCGTCCCGCTCGAGGACGTCATCGCCGCGCACCTGGGCCAGCTGTTCCCCGGCATGGAGGTGACCCAGCACCACACCTTCCGGGTCACCCGCAACGAGGACCTCGAGGTGGAAGAGGACGACGCGGAGAACCTGCTCGCCGCGCTCGAGAAGGAGCTGCTGCGGCGCAAGTTCGGCCCGCCGGTCCGGCTCGAGGTGGAGGAGTCGATCGACCCGCAGGTGCGCGCGCTGCTCGTCTCCGAGCTCGGCGTGACCGAGGCGGAGGTGTTCGAGCTGCCCGGCCCGCTGGACCTGCGCGGCCTCTTCACGATCGCCGCGCTGGACCGGGCCGAGCTCAAGTACCCGGCGTTCGTCCCGTCGACGCACCCGCATCTGGCCGAGGTGGAGACCTCCAACCCGGCCGACATGTTCCACGCGCTCAAGCAGCGCGACGTGCTCGTGCACCACCCGTACGACTCGTTCTCGACCAGCGTGCAGCGCTTCATCGAGCAGGCTGCCGCCGATCCGCACGTACTGGCGATCAAGCAGACCCTGTACCGCACCAGTGGCGACTCACCGATCGTGGACGCCCTGATCGACGCGGCCGAGGCCGGCAAACAGGTCCTGGTCCTGGTCGAGATCCAGGCGCGCTTCGACGAGCAGGCCAACATCAAGTGGGCCCGCCAACTGGAGCACGCGGGCTGTCACGTCGTGTACGGCGTGATCGGGCTCAAGACGCACTGCAAGCTCTCCATGGTGGTCCGCGAGGAGCCGGACGGGCTGCGGCGGTACGCCCACATCGGTACCGGCAACTACCACCCCAAGACCGCCCGGCTGTACGAGGACCTCGGCCTGCTCACCAGCGACAAGGTGGTCACCGAGGACATCGCGCACCTGTTCAACCACCTGTCCGGGTTCGCCCGCTCCAGCGGCTACCGCCGGCTACTGGTCGCTCCCCAGTCGGTACGCCGGGGCCTGCTCGACCGCATCGAGCGTGAGGTGCAGCACCACCTCTCCGGCCGCCCTGCCCGGGTGCGGATCAAGGTGAACAGCCTGGTCGACGAGGCCCTCTGCGATGCGCTGTACCGCGCGTCGCAGGCCGGAGTACCGGTAGAGCTGTGGATCCGGGGCATCTGCACCATCCGTCCGGGCGTGCCCGGGCTGTCGGAGAACATCCGGGTCCGCAGCACCCTGGGCCGGTTCCTGGAGCACAGCCGGGTGTTCTTCTTCGAGAACGGCGGCGAGCCCGAGGTCTGGATCGGCTCGGCCGACCTGATGCACCGCAACCTGGACCGCCGGGTGGAGGTACTGGTCCAGCTGAAGGAGCAGGACCACCTCAACGAGCTTGCTGACCTGTTCGATCTCGGGTTCGACGAGCGGACCGGGTCCTGGTGGCTGCAGCCCGACGACACCTGGCAAGCGCGGCTGACCGACGCCAACGGCGAGCCGCTCCGTGATCTGCAGGAACGCCTGATCTCGACGCGTGGCCGGCGCCGGCAAACGGACCCTATTACTTAA